From the Clostridium putrefaciens genome, one window contains:
- a CDS encoding tripartite tricarboxylate transporter TctB family protein encodes MKYRGNKKVILFICAFIFLLMCAGNGKDVSAEPIDEDVEITVEYGFDGRYKIGNNIPIFIEVKNRNKDIEGELQIKFPTTRNQYNIYSQEINLPKESKKNFIIAIPFMDISNEIEVLIEQNNKPLAGTKVRIENGRLLQNQKLVGVLSEDFSSLSYFNNIKIQGNDLNKGLSNSNIIELDTVAVKLTKDNIGENYKSLDALDILVIDNFDTSVLSRNQYGAIKEWVESGKVLVIGTGSNYSKTLSLFKDGFINAEIVGTETKTLNSLNKYIDDDSTGTLNGEVLNINIKDSEVLLKEGNTPIVSKLSKKDGVIILSGIDLGIEPFIGWRSRDVFISKLISSNMPNVLKEVGNEGRQNNYNLNNILNTVPKEKLPNIRNISILFVVYIMIIGPLGYFVLKKFNKRDYIWVTVPLMALAFSLFIYVIGSTTRINKPFSNLFSITIMEDKDDIDTKVYSSIISPSKNNLYVEEPEGVDLEFINDPNEYNRNTGLKEENKKLNLKVIYDGNKTYFEFQDMKPFKLNSFNFNKKDVALNELKSNLKFKEGKLQGEIVNTLDTDLESLYIISPFSIYELGDLKKGDTLDVKNVIKEYKNINDLTRSFHMNPNATNNDRNKISQLEILFERMNIYGQNENDQNTYIIGSSKDMIKDKIKVNGNEVVTYQNNIIAFKSNISFIEDGIVEYPYGLLKPSLDNKLGQGDYDEGRGAIYGNMSLNLTYKIKEDINIDIIRFKNTESLDYSSSFNGNFYILNIDEDKYEKMDISGADINIDNSSRYVKNGQIKVRLENSENKNNDGRPSSVPLMSIKGGMK; translated from the coding sequence ATGAAGTATAGAGGAAATAAAAAGGTAATATTGTTTATATGTGCTTTTATATTTTTACTAATGTGTGCAGGTAATGGGAAAGATGTTAGTGCAGAACCTATAGATGAAGATGTAGAAATTACAGTAGAATATGGATTTGATGGAAGGTATAAAATAGGTAATAACATTCCTATTTTTATTGAAGTGAAAAATAGAAATAAGGACATTGAAGGAGAACTACAAATAAAGTTCCCTACTACTCGAAATCAGTATAATATATATAGTCAAGAAATTAATCTTCCAAAAGAATCTAAGAAAAACTTTATTATAGCCATACCTTTTATGGATATTTCTAATGAAATTGAAGTTCTAATAGAACAAAACAATAAGCCGTTAGCGGGTACAAAAGTTAGAATTGAGAATGGAAGACTATTACAAAATCAAAAGCTTGTAGGTGTACTTTCAGAGGATTTTAGTAGTCTTAGCTATTTTAATAATATTAAAATACAAGGTAATGATTTAAACAAGGGTTTAAGCAACTCAAATATTATAGAATTAGATACAGTTGCTGTTAAATTAACTAAAGATAATATTGGAGAAAATTATAAATCTTTAGATGCTTTAGACATATTAGTAATAGATAATTTTGATACATCAGTACTTTCTAGAAATCAATATGGAGCTATTAAAGAGTGGGTAGAGTCTGGAAAAGTACTTGTTATAGGTACAGGATCAAATTATTCAAAAACTCTATCTTTGTTTAAAGATGGCTTTATAAATGCAGAGATAGTGGGTACAGAAACTAAAACATTAAACTCTTTAAATAAATATATAGATGATGATTCAACAGGAACTTTAAATGGAGAAGTTTTAAATATAAATATTAAAGATAGTGAAGTTCTTTTGAAAGAAGGCAATACACCTATAGTATCTAAGTTAAGTAAAAAAGATGGAGTTATAATACTTTCTGGCATTGATTTAGGTATTGAACCTTTTATAGGTTGGCGTTCAAGGGACGTATTTATATCTAAATTAATATCTTCAAATATGCCAAATGTATTAAAGGAAGTAGGAAACGAAGGAAGACAAAATAATTATAATCTAAACAATATATTAAATACTGTACCTAAAGAAAAGCTGCCTAATATAAGAAATATATCTATACTTTTTGTAGTTTATATAATGATTATAGGGCCACTAGGTTATTTTGTATTAAAAAAGTTTAATAAGAGAGATTATATATGGGTTACAGTTCCACTAATGGCCTTAGCTTTTAGCTTGTTTATATATGTAATAGGATCCACTACAAGAATAAATAAACCCTTCTCTAATTTATTTTCTATTACTATAATGGAAGATAAAGATGATATAGATACAAAGGTATATAGTTCAATTATAAGTCCTAGCAAAAATAATTTATATGTAGAGGAACCCGAAGGTGTAGATTTAGAATTCATAAATGATCCTAATGAATATAATAGAAATACTGGATTAAAGGAAGAAAACAAAAAACTAAACTTGAAGGTAATTTATGATGGGAATAAAACCTATTTTGAATTTCAAGATATGAAGCCTTTTAAACTTAATTCTTTTAATTTTAATAAAAAAGATGTAGCTTTGAATGAATTAAAGTCAAACTTAAAGTTTAAAGAGGGTAAACTTCAGGGGGAAATAGTAAACACTTTAGATACGGATTTAGAGAGTTTATATATAATAAGCCCTTTTAGTATTTATGAATTAGGTGATTTAAAAAAAGGTGATACTCTAGATGTAAAAAATGTAATAAAAGAATATAAAAATATAAACGATTTAACAAGATCTTTTCACATGAATCCTAATGCTACAAATAATGATAGAAACAAGATATCACAACTAGAAATACTTTTTGAAAGGATGAATATATATGGGCAAAATGAAAATGATCAAAATACATATATAATTGGATCTTCAAAAGATATGATAAAAGATAAAATAAAAGTTAATGGTAATGAGGTTGTGACATATCAAAACAATATTATAGCTTTTAAGTCAAATATAAGCTTTATAGAAGATGGAATTGTAGAATACCCTTATGGACTTTTAAAACCTTCTTTAGATAATAAGTTAGGTCAGGGTGACTATGATGAAGGGCGAGGTGCAATTTATGGAAATATGAGTCTTAATCTAACTTATAAAATCAAGGAAGATATAAATATTGATATTATAAGATTTAAAAATACAGAGTCTTTGGATTATAGCAGTAGTTTCAATGGTAACTTTTATATATTAAATATAGATGAAGATAAATATGAGAAGATGGATATTAGTGGAGCTGATATTAATATAGATAATTCATCTAGGTATGTAAAAAACGGACAAATTAAAGTAAGATTAGAAAACAGTGAAAATAAAAATAATGATGGTAGACCTTCCTCTGTGCCATTAATGAGTATAAAAGGAGGGATGAAATAA
- a CDS encoding ABC transporter ATP-binding protein, whose amino-acid sequence MLEIKELKKSYGKFIALDGVSLSIKKGEIFGFVGPNGAGKTTTMKIVAGLLEADFGEVYVDGIDGIRENKRLKEKIGYMPDFFGVYENLKTIEYLEFYASIYGVIGKEAKRLSMDLLEIVNLKDKADFYVDGLSRGMKQRLCLARSLVHNPELLILDEPASGMDPRARYEMKSILKNLRDMGKTILISSHILPELAELCTNIGIIEDGKMVVTSTVDEIMMKMNYAHPIKIRLLDKVEDGVKLLKELPYLSNLIVDNKNITVGFGGKEQEMVEVLKILINNDIPVVSFAKESGNLEDIFMKITEKQHK is encoded by the coding sequence ATGTTAGAGATTAAAGAACTTAAAAAGTCCTATGGTAAATTTATAGCCCTAGACGGGGTAAGCTTAAGTATTAAAAAAGGTGAAATATTCGGGTTTGTAGGTCCTAATGGTGCAGGTAAAACTACCACTATGAAAATTGTAGCAGGACTTTTAGAAGCAGACTTTGGTGAGGTTTATGTAGATGGTATAGATGGTATACGTGAAAACAAAAGGCTTAAAGAAAAGATAGGATATATGCCGGATTTTTTTGGAGTTTACGAGAACTTGAAAACTATAGAATACTTAGAGTTTTATGCTTCTATTTATGGCGTAATAGGTAAAGAGGCAAAAAGGTTATCTATGGATTTATTAGAGATAGTTAATTTAAAGGATAAGGCAGATTTTTATGTGGATGGTTTATCAAGAGGTATGAAACAAAGACTTTGTCTTGCGAGAAGTCTTGTGCATAATCCAGAACTTTTAATATTAGATGAGCCCGCATCTGGAATGGATCCTAGAGCAAGATATGAAATGAAGTCAATTTTAAAAAACCTAAGAGATATGGGTAAGACCATACTAATAAGTTCACATATATTACCAGAGCTTGCAGAGCTTTGTACTAATATAGGTATAATAGAGGACGGTAAAATGGTGGTTACATCTACTGTAGATGAGATAATGATGAAAATGAATTATGCTCATCCAATAAAGATAAGGCTACTAGATAAAGTAGAAGATGGAGTAAAACTTTTAAAAGAACTACCCTACCTAAGTAATTTAATTGTGGATAATAAGAATATTACAGTTGGATTTGGTGGTAAAGAGCAAGAAATGGTAGAGGTTCTTAAAATTTTGATAAACAATGATATTCCGGTGGTATCATTTGCTAAAGAAAGTGGTAATCTTGAAGATATATTTATGAAGATTACAGAAAAACAACATAAATAG
- a CDS encoding ABC transporter permease, whose protein sequence is MKININPVLRKEAKTTARTWRIGVLIAIYVGVLASVAVITFGTFLKNMAYGGSRYEELPTIYMAIESLQLVLILFIVPSLSASAISGERERQTLDILLSTKMSPLSIVTGKLMASLSKVVLLIISTIPVFSLVFLFGGVSVMHIFQITIFYLVTALYVGSIAILISTFFKSSRVSNVVVYAVGLFLTLGTLFITFIYFQYINLKYVSTGQSTVQNFSAPFYLYLNPLWGYISLVSNQLGSGAAIPRARTVSQYANTWVINCIVQVTISVILIFLSAWKLNPIKRYNKKRISKI, encoded by the coding sequence ATGAAAATAAATATAAACCCAGTTCTTAGAAAAGAAGCAAAAACTACTGCGAGGACATGGAGAATAGGAGTGCTAATTGCTATTTATGTAGGTGTGTTAGCCTCCGTTGCAGTAATTACCTTTGGAACATTTTTAAAAAACATGGCTTATGGTGGATCAAGATATGAGGAATTACCAACTATTTATATGGCTATTGAAAGTTTACAATTAGTTTTAATATTATTTATTGTGCCTTCTTTATCCGCATCAGCAATTTCAGGTGAAAGAGAAAGGCAGACTTTAGACATATTGCTCTCAACAAAGATGTCTCCATTATCTATAGTAACAGGAAAGCTTATGGCATCGTTAAGTAAGGTTGTATTACTTATCATCTCTACTATACCCGTATTTTCGCTGGTGTTTTTATTTGGTGGAGTGAGTGTTATGCATATATTTCAGATTACAATATTTTATTTAGTAACAGCTTTGTATGTAGGAAGTATTGCAATTTTGATATCAACCTTTTTTAAAAGTTCTAGGGTATCAAATGTTGTGGTTTACGCTGTGGGACTTTTCTTAACATTAGGTACACTATTTATAACATTTATATATTTTCAATATATAAATTTAAAGTATGTATCTACAGGACAATCAACAGTACAAAACTTTTCCGCACCATTTTATTTATATCTTAATCCTTTATGGGGATATATTTCACTTGTGTCTAATCAACTAGGTAGTGGGGCGGCAATCCCTAGAGCAAGGACAGTTAGTCAATATGCAAATACTTGGGTAATAAACTGTATAGTTCAAGTTACAATATCTGTAATATTGATTTTTTTATCAGCATGGAAGTTAAATCCTATAAAAAGATATAATAAGAAAAGAATTAGTAAGATATGA
- a CDS encoding AAA family ATPase, which produces MELNKEDIDKVIDKIKACEDEISKGIIGQKDIIRQVIIGILSEGNILLEGVPGLGKTELVKVLSKVLDLSFSRIQFTPDLMPSDVVGTNMIVKENDTNEFRFEKGPIFANLVLADEINRATPKTQSALLEAMQEKTVTVGKSTYKLSEPFMVLATQNPIEMEGTYPLPEAQLDRFLFKVFVEFPSLEELKKIMDITITNKRVEINSILSAEDILSIREITKEIPISDAVSEYALKLILATHPELKESPEVTKKYISIGSSPRGAQAIFKAAKVRAMMEGRFNVSFEDIKIVAYPSLRHRIFLNFEGLSEGINPDDIIKKILEEIKVV; this is translated from the coding sequence ATGGAATTGAATAAAGAGGATATAGATAAGGTAATAGATAAGATAAAGGCTTGTGAGGATGAAATATCCAAAGGTATAATTGGACAAAAGGATATAATAAGGCAAGTTATAATAGGTATTTTAAGTGAGGGAAATATATTGCTTGAGGGGGTTCCAGGGCTTGGTAAAACTGAACTTGTAAAGGTGCTATCTAAGGTATTAGATCTTTCATTTTCAAGAATACAATTTACTCCAGATTTAATGCCTTCTGATGTGGTAGGGACTAACATGATAGTTAAAGAAAATGATACAAATGAATTTAGATTTGAAAAGGGGCCAATATTTGCGAACTTAGTTTTGGCAGATGAAATAAATAGGGCAACACCTAAAACTCAGTCAGCATTATTAGAAGCTATGCAAGAAAAGACTGTGACTGTAGGTAAAAGTACTTATAAGTTATCAGAACCATTTATGGTTTTAGCTACTCAAAATCCCATTGAAATGGAAGGCACCTATCCTCTCCCAGAAGCGCAACTAGATAGGTTTTTGTTTAAGGTATTTGTGGAGTTTCCTTCTTTAGAAGAATTAAAGAAGATAATGGATATAACTATTACAAACAAAAGGGTGGAGATTAACTCAATATTAAGTGCAGAAGATATCCTTAGTATAAGAGAGATTACAAAGGAAATACCTATATCTGATGCAGTTTCTGAATATGCCTTAAAACTGATTTTAGCAACTCACCCAGAATTAAAGGAGTCTCCAGAGGTTACTAAAAAGTATATTAGTATAGGATCAAGCCCTAGAGGAGCTCAAGCTATATTTAAAGCTGCCAAAGTTAGGGCTATGATGGAAGGAAGATTTAATGTATCCTTTGAAGATATAAAGATAGTTGCATATCCATCCTTAAGACATAGGATATTTCTTAACTTTGAAGGACTTTCTGAAGGTATTAATCCAGATGATATTATAAAAAAGATACTAGAAGAAATAAAGGTAGTATAG
- a CDS encoding DUF58 domain-containing protein, whose amino-acid sequence MDYDLFDKDFFKRLQNININLNIRLNLGNKGGRKSNSKGTSLEFSDFREYTPGDDIRRVDWNAYARSEKLFIKLFMEEREAEFNFFIDSSKSMDFGEHKKSHEAIKITGALSYIILNNLDRVCVNLISSQGLRNIKSGAGKPLLQDLLKELSKIEFIGTNSIHSSIKNFRPKRKGVSILMSDFFQRESLEESVKYLVNKKQKVILIHVLSKEELHPTLNGNLNLLDSESNESVRVNLNSSILNIYERELLTFKEGINSMASKYGATYVPISSEDSIEKIVFKDLTVQGLINKR is encoded by the coding sequence ATGGACTATGATTTATTTGATAAGGACTTCTTTAAAAGATTACAAAATATAAATATAAACCTAAATATAAGATTAAACCTTGGTAATAAGGGAGGAAGAAAATCAAATTCAAAAGGTACATCCCTAGAGTTCTCTGATTTTAGAGAGTACACACCAGGAGATGACATAAGACGTGTAGATTGGAATGCCTATGCTAGATCTGAAAAGTTATTTATAAAGTTATTTATGGAAGAGAGAGAAGCCGAATTTAACTTTTTTATAGATAGTAGTAAGTCCATGGATTTTGGTGAGCATAAAAAGTCTCATGAAGCCATTAAGATAACAGGAGCGCTTTCATATATAATACTAAATAATCTTGATAGAGTTTGTGTAAATTTAATAAGTAGTCAAGGATTAAGAAATATAAAATCTGGAGCAGGTAAACCTTTATTACAAGACTTATTAAAGGAACTTTCAAAGATAGAATTTATAGGCACTAATAGTATACATTCATCTATAAAGAATTTTAGACCAAAAAGAAAAGGTGTATCTATTTTAATGTCTGATTTTTTTCAAAGAGAATCCCTAGAAGAATCTGTAAAGTATTTAGTGAATAAAAAACAAAAGGTAATTTTAATCCATGTATTATCAAAAGAAGAGCTTCACCCTACGTTAAATGGAAATTTAAACTTATTAGATTCTGAAAGTAATGAAAGTGTTAGAGTAAACTTAAATTCTTCAATATTAAATATATATGAAAGAGAGCTATTAACATTTAAAGAAGGTATTAATAGCATGGCATCTAAGTATGGTGCTACTTATGTACCTATAAGTTCTGAAGATTCTATTGAAAAGATAGTATTTAAAGATTTAACAGTTCAAGGACTAATAAATAAAAGATAG